In Candidatus Omnitrophota bacterium, a single window of DNA contains:
- a CDS encoding nitrilase-related carbon-nitrogen hydrolase has protein sequence MAAKLKISIAQMKVAVARPGKNLEKAEAFVAKAKKKGSDIICFPEMWTTGFDWAANKGLVCETDEIVGNIADMARRFGIWINGSILAPDAKGKASNASMMFNPDGDIAGTYRKIHLFGAIREDRNVAPGNSLSVVDTPWARAGLAICYDIRFPELFRAYAMKGARMIFLPAAFPRAKLAHWKTLIRARAIEDQLFMIAANQVGVEDFGIDGRIAYCGNSAIIGPWGETVAEASAAKEELITAAIDIGKVDEIRNKMKVFRDRRPDVYKL, from the coding sequence TGAAGGTCGCAGTAGCGAGGCCCGGGAAGAACCTGGAAAAAGCCGAGGCATTCGTCGCTAAAGCGAAAAAGAAGGGGAGCGATATTATATGCTTCCCGGAGATGTGGACTACAGGTTTTGACTGGGCCGCAAATAAAGGCCTGGTTTGCGAAACAGATGAAATTGTGGGCAATATCGCGGATATGGCCAGGCGCTTCGGCATATGGATAAACGGTTCAATACTTGCCCCCGACGCTAAGGGCAAGGCCTCTAACGCCTCGATGATGTTCAATCCCGACGGTGACATAGCCGGGACGTATCGCAAGATCCACCTTTTCGGCGCGATCCGCGAAGACAGGAATGTAGCTCCCGGGAATTCTCTAAGCGTAGTAGATACGCCGTGGGCCAGGGCAGGTCTGGCGATATGCTATGACATCCGTTTCCCGGAGCTCTTCAGGGCCTACGCCATGAAAGGCGCCAGGATGATATTTTTGCCTGCCGCGTTCCCCCGCGCGAAACTCGCCCACTGGAAGACTCTCATCCGGGCCCGGGCCATCGAAGATCAGCTATTCATGATCGCCGCCAACCAGGTCGGCGTTGAGGATTTCGGCATAGACGGGAGGATCGCATACTGCGGCAACTCCGCGATCATAGGCCCGTGGGGCGAGACGGTGGCGGAAGCAAGCGCCGCAAAGGAAGAGCTTATTACGGCCGCGATCGACATAGGAAAAGTCGACGAGATCCGGAACAAGATGAAGGTATTCCGGGACCGCAGGCCGGATGTATATAAACTTTAA
- a CDS encoding FecR family protein, with translation MKKNLASIITIALVIIAILFLKDFFSRTGEIGLSQMNKTFVVKGDVKIKKAEQDTGWQEMNTSVILRKGDVIETGKDSSVDILMGENANKAIKIKEKSRIEFEGINPTSLNCSNGKVLVTLKKLEPRSSFVVKTPVGICGARSTAWSVEAVPGSAAICVFEHNVFAYGADRAGKRRGEQFTIEENRRKVLTEDGKISEPMDIGEADNIYWKRWNKNVSYLREGKILINDFDRKEYFNNIDGEFGVWNVFYGDPNQSCRDELVESDRPEDAGYIEKLSYDVDSQFAAYNGFFTKLLNIDISNYKYLVFYIKGDTAAGFTTSLKIELKNSKQTGKTSLDGITGEWKRMVIPIESFGGINDFKAVTELVIVFADIEVSRKEGVIYIDDIYFSKTKPADKP, from the coding sequence ATGAAGAAAAACCTCGCTTCGATAATAACCATAGCCCTTGTCATTATCGCTATCCTCTTCCTTAAAGACTTCTTTTCCCGGACCGGAGAGATAGGCCTCTCTCAGATGAATAAGACATTCGTCGTCAAGGGCGACGTAAAGATCAAGAAAGCGGAACAGGATACCGGCTGGCAGGAGATGAACACCTCCGTCATATTGAGGAAGGGAGACGTCATCGAGACAGGGAAAGATTCGTCGGTCGATATACTCATGGGCGAGAACGCCAATAAAGCCATAAAGATCAAAGAGAAGAGCCGCATAGAATTCGAAGGCATAAACCCCACCTCCCTTAACTGCTCTAACGGGAAAGTGCTCGTCACCCTGAAAAAGCTGGAACCCAGATCATCATTCGTCGTAAAGACGCCTGTCGGGATATGCGGAGCGAGGTCGACGGCATGGTCGGTAGAAGCCGTTCCGGGCAGCGCCGCTATATGCGTATTCGAGCATAATGTCTTCGCGTACGGCGCGGACCGGGCCGGGAAGCGGCGCGGGGAACAGTTCACGATCGAAGAGAACAGGAGGAAGGTGCTGACGGAGGACGGGAAGATAAGCGAGCCGATGGATATCGGCGAAGCGGATAACATATACTGGAAGCGCTGGAATAAGAACGTCTCATATCTGCGGGAAGGCAAAATACTGATAAACGATTTCGACAGGAAAGAGTATTTCAATAACATCGACGGCGAGTTCGGCGTATGGAACGTCTTCTACGGCGACCCTAACCAGAGCTGCCGTGATGAGTTGGTGGAATCGGACAGGCCGGAAGACGCGGGATACATAGAAAAATTGTCTTACGATGTCGACTCGCAATTCGCCGCGTATAACGGGTTCTTTACTAAATTGTTGAATATCGACATCTCTAATTACAAATATCTCGTCTTCTATATCAAAGGCGACACCGCGGCGGGATTCACGACGTCGCTTAAGATCGAATTAAAGAACTCAAAGCAGACCGGCAAGACCTCCCTGGACGGCATCACCGGCGAATGGAAGAGGATGGTCATCCCGATCGAGAGTTTCGGTGGCATCAACGATTTTAAGGCTGTGACGGAATTGGTAATAGTATTCGCGGATATCGAGGTGAGCAGGAAAGAAGGCGTTATCTACATCGACGATATCTATTTCTCAAAGACGAAACCCGCCGACAAACCGTAA